A window of Chloracidobacterium sp. N contains these coding sequences:
- the hutH gene encoding histidine ammonia-lyase, with the protein MHIRGHGLTLADVVHVAYDGSAVVEIAPDVPARLARSRALINAILAEGRIVYGVNTGFGKLSSVTISPAALTELQLNLVRSHACGVGAPLSEAETRAMMLLRANVLAQGTSGVRPVVLEQLVALLNARVHPVIPEKGSVGASGDLSPLAHLALVLIGEGEASFQGERLPGCIALARAGLRPLALEAKEGLALLNGTQAMSAVGGLALARLLDLAELADIAGALSLDALHGTAAAFDARIHAARPHPGQTAVARHLRALLDGSAIMASHRDCPRVQDAYSLRCMPQVHGAARDVFHFAQHTLETEFNSATDNPLVFTDTGEVLSGGNFHGAPVALALDACAMAAATLGGIAERRIERLLNPDLSELPAFLSRQPGLQSGLMMAQVTAAALCNENMGLAHPASVGSLPTGAAKEDFVSMGMTAALKLRTVAENLAAILAIELLVATQALPFLRPLRTSPQLQRVEDFIHTLAPPLEGDTPLTPCIQAIQTRLPDILDVARNAVAGNSA; encoded by the coding sequence ATGCACATTCGCGGTCATGGACTGACCCTGGCCGATGTCGTTCATGTCGCCTACGACGGCTCGGCAGTGGTCGAAATTGCCCCTGACGTTCCGGCCCGGCTGGCCCGCAGTCGCGCCCTCATCAACGCCATTCTCGCCGAAGGGCGCATCGTCTATGGCGTCAACACGGGCTTTGGCAAGCTGTCATCCGTCACCATCTCCCCGGCGGCGCTGACGGAGCTGCAACTCAACCTCGTGCGCTCGCATGCATGTGGTGTCGGAGCGCCGCTCTCTGAAGCCGAAACCCGCGCCATGATGCTGCTGCGGGCGAACGTGCTGGCGCAGGGCACGTCCGGCGTCCGGCCGGTGGTTCTGGAACAGCTTGTGGCGCTGCTCAATGCCCGTGTGCATCCGGTCATCCCGGAAAAAGGCTCGGTCGGGGCCAGCGGCGATCTGTCGCCGCTGGCACACCTGGCGCTGGTGCTCATCGGTGAAGGCGAAGCCAGTTTTCAGGGCGAACGCCTGCCCGGATGCATCGCTCTGGCCCGCGCCGGGCTGCGCCCGCTTGCCCTTGAGGCCAAGGAAGGTCTGGCGCTTCTGAACGGCACGCAGGCGATGAGCGCCGTGGGCGGGCTGGCGCTGGCCCGGTTGCTTGACTTGGCCGAGTTGGCCGACATTGCCGGTGCGCTTTCGCTCGATGCGCTCCACGGTACGGCTGCGGCCTTTGACGCCCGCATTCACGCGGCGCGTCCCCATCCCGGACAGACCGCCGTTGCCCGGCATCTGCGCGCCCTGCTGGACGGAAGCGCGATTATGGCGTCGCACCGCGACTGCCCACGGGTACAGGATGCCTACAGCCTGCGCTGCATGCCCCAGGTACACGGCGCGGCGCGGGATGTTTTTCACTTCGCGCAGCACACCCTTGAGACCGAGTTCAACAGCGCCACCGACAATCCGCTGGTCTTCACCGACACAGGTGAGGTGCTCTCTGGCGGCAACTTCCACGGCGCGCCGGTGGCGCTGGCGCTGGATGCCTGCGCCATGGCCGCGGCCACCCTGGGCGGCATTGCCGAACGCCGCATTGAGCGTCTGCTCAACCCGGACCTGTCGGAATTGCCGGCGTTTCTTTCGCGGCAGCCGGGCCTCCAGTCGGGGCTGATGATGGCGCAGGTGACGGCCGCTGCGCTGTGCAACGAAAACATGGGACTGGCCCACCCGGCTTCAGTCGGATCGCTGCCGACGGGAGCTGCCAAGGAAGACTTCGTTTCGATGGGCATGACGGCGGCGCTCAAGCTGCGGACGGTCGCCGAAAACCTTGCGGCCATCCTGGCCATTGAACTGCTGGTGGCCACCCAGGCCCTGCCCTTTCTGCGGCCGCTGCGCACCAGCCCACAGCTCCAACGGGTTGAAGATTTCATTCACACGCTCGCGCCGCCGCTGGAAGGCGACACGCCCCTGACGCCCTGCATTCAGGCCATCCAGACGCGCCTGCCGGACATCCTGGACGTAGCCCGGAATGCTGTCGCCGGCAACAGCGCGTAA
- a CDS encoding NADH-quinone oxidoreductase subunit N, which produces MPVNPDINYTAVLPEICLTATGLVVMMYDAFARESRRWAGLIVLGGLGLAAYGVWRWVGLSPGSSFNGMLVTDPLRTAFAFVLLLVAALSALLAMPTFGHQSKSGGEYFALLTFATVGMLLIAGAGDLAMLFLGIEILSIASYAMAGFRRSDLRSNEAAVKYFILGSFSTGFLVYGMALVYGATRTTNLKTIQIVVQNGNLTSESLLLTGAALMLVGLCFKAAAAPFHLWAPDVYQGAPTPVTAFMAAGPKAAAFVALLRVFAEMFPAEAGALHQTWTLILATVAVLSMVIGNVVAIVQDDIKRMLAYSSIAHAGYALLGVIVGDWKATLFYLAGYAVMTLGAFAVVAYVAREDDRQTLILDYAGLGFQAPGAAVALAVFLLALGGLPLTAGFMGKFVLFREVWQGGYAELVVVAVLNSAVSLYYYLRPIVTMFFQEGRQNEDELPDLPWTLTTVLSVTLAAVFYLGVFPEPILAGLTRKVESAPAGELPRATPLPRAMPGR; this is translated from the coding sequence ATGCCCGTCAATCCAGACATCAACTATACCGCAGTTCTCCCGGAAATCTGCCTGACCGCTACCGGTTTGGTAGTCATGATGTATGACGCTTTTGCCAGAGAAAGCCGGCGGTGGGCTGGTCTGATCGTGTTGGGCGGGCTGGGTCTGGCCGCCTATGGCGTCTGGCGCTGGGTTGGTCTGTCGCCGGGTTCAAGCTTCAACGGCATGCTGGTGACGGACCCCCTGCGTACCGCCTTTGCCTTTGTGTTGCTCCTTGTGGCGGCGCTCTCGGCCCTGCTGGCGATGCCAACTTTTGGACATCAGTCCAAAAGTGGCGGCGAATACTTTGCCCTGCTGACCTTTGCCACGGTAGGCATGCTGCTCATCGCCGGCGCTGGCGACCTCGCCATGCTGTTTCTGGGTATCGAGATTCTTTCGATTGCCTCCTACGCCATGGCCGGTTTCCGGCGCAGCGATCTGCGGTCGAATGAAGCGGCCGTCAAGTATTTCATTCTGGGTTCGTTTTCGACGGGCTTTCTCGTCTATGGCATGGCGCTGGTCTATGGCGCGACGCGCACGACCAATCTCAAGACCATTCAGATCGTCGTGCAAAACGGCAACCTGACGTCGGAATCACTGCTCCTGACCGGGGCGGCGCTGATGCTGGTCGGACTGTGTTTCAAGGCGGCCGCCGCGCCGTTTCACCTCTGGGCGCCGGATGTGTACCAGGGCGCGCCGACGCCCGTGACGGCCTTTATGGCGGCCGGCCCCAAGGCGGCAGCCTTCGTCGCCCTGCTGCGGGTCTTTGCCGAGATGTTTCCGGCTGAAGCCGGGGCGCTGCACCAGACGTGGACGCTCATCCTCGCCACGGTGGCCGTGCTCTCGATGGTCATCGGCAACGTCGTGGCCATCGTGCAGGACGACATCAAGCGCATGCTGGCTTATTCCTCGATTGCCCACGCCGGCTATGCCCTGTTGGGGGTTATCGTCGGCGACTGGAAAGCCACTCTGTTTTACCTCGCCGGCTATGCCGTGATGACCTTGGGGGCGTTTGCCGTCGTGGCCTATGTGGCGCGTGAGGACGACCGCCAGACGCTCATTCTGGACTACGCCGGGCTGGGCTTTCAGGCACCGGGAGCGGCTGTGGCGCTTGCGGTCTTCCTGCTTGCACTGGGGGGGCTTCCGCTGACGGCCGGCTTTATGGGCAAATTTGTTCTCTTCCGGGAAGTCTGGCAGGGGGGCTACGCCGAACTGGTCGTCGTTGCCGTGCTCAACAGTGCCGTGTCGCTTTACTACTACCTGCGCCCGATTGTGACGATGTTTTTCCAGGAAGGGCGGCAAAACGAGGACGAACTGCCCGACCTGCCGTGGACGCTGACCACGGTGCTGTCAGTGACGCTGGCCGCCGTGTTCTATCTTGGTGTGTTTCCAGAACCCATCCTGGCCGGGCTGACGCGCAAGGTGGAATCCGCCCCGGCCGGTGAGCTGCCACGGGCTACGCCGTTGCCACGGGCGATGCCGGGCCGGTAA
- a CDS encoding DUF1684 domain-containing protein: MRLSLTCLVGAAVMLSGCAADAPRPVTTPPTPPAAVPVADAAPEPSLSPLDDPRAPVERVAQALLAQRELKDRAFRLEADSPIPAERRTTFRGLTYFPFDPNYRFVVTLEPCSKETTIEMATNRPGEIRRYRCAGVFRFKVEGVDCSLLVLTPDLGVPEAAADLFIPFRDTTAGRETYAAGRYLQLRRRPTNEYVLDFNQAFHPYCAYGGAYSCPLPPPENHLPVAIRAGEKLPEKPPK, translated from the coding sequence ATGCGCCTGAGTCTGACGTGTCTGGTGGGCGCGGCGGTCATGCTCTCCGGCTGTGCAGCGGACGCGCCACGTCCTGTCACCACACCGCCGACACCGCCAGCCGCCGTCCCGGTGGCTGATGCCGCGCCCGAACCGTCACTCAGTCCGCTTGATGATCCCCGCGCTCCGGTCGAACGTGTCGCGCAGGCGCTGCTGGCGCAGCGCGAGTTGAAGGACCGGGCCTTCCGGCTGGAGGCTGATTCACCCATCCCGGCCGAACGGCGGACGACCTTCAGGGGGCTGACCTATTTTCCCTTTGATCCCAACTATCGCTTCGTCGTCACGCTCGAACCATGTTCCAAAGAAACCACCATCGAGATGGCGACGAACCGCCCCGGTGAAATCCGGCGCTACCGCTGCGCCGGAGTCTTCCGGTTCAAGGTGGAGGGCGTGGACTGTTCGCTGCTGGTTCTGACGCCGGACCTGGGCGTGCCGGAAGCTGCGGCCGATTTGTTCATTCCGTTTCGGGATACGACCGCCGGCCGGGAAACCTATGCGGCCGGGCGTTATCTTCAGCTCAGACGCCGCCCGACCAACGAATACGTGCTCGATTTCAATCAGGCGTTCCATCCGTACTGCGCATACGGCGGCGCTTACAGTTGTCCCCTGCCGCCGCCGGAAAACCACCTGCCGGTCGCCATCCGGGCCGGCGAGAAGCTGCCGGAAAAGCCGCCAAAGTAG
- a CDS encoding ABC transporter permease → MFEALISETGTLTVQLFLENIWLALINVWANKLRSLLTVLGVLVGTATVIAVSSVLTGVKDRTAKLAAQVGPEVLYISRYDSIGPRFSRVTPEERQRKPLTEEDAEAVNRLPSVRAATPQLVVGSFGPSATQYRLKYKGREATRPIAFGVWANYPEVRWLNLRLGRFFTPEEHDRKLDVAVLGPVAAEQLFGTQNPLGEMVEFEGRSYRVIGVVEKGPTGIFGDTPEDRQILIPYANLAQRYPDLLRDRGITIIAHAREGRLEAMRDEITELLRRRRRLRSDQPDNFGISTPDAIFETFNSITSVLGIIAVSLASVSLLVGGIGVMNIMLVSVTERTKEIGTRRAVGARRRDVLTQFLIEAVVLSLIGGALGIGIGVGMSAGLNAFVPSVPSLVPLWSIGVGFGISVAVGLVSGFLPALRAAQLDPAEALRYE, encoded by the coding sequence ATGTTTGAGGCCCTGATTTCTGAAACCGGAACGCTGACGGTGCAACTTTTTCTTGAAAACATCTGGCTGGCGCTCATCAATGTCTGGGCCAACAAGCTTCGTTCGCTGCTCACTGTTCTGGGCGTGCTGGTGGGCACGGCGACGGTCATTGCCGTTTCCTCGGTGCTGACCGGCGTCAAGGACCGGACGGCGAAGCTGGCGGCGCAGGTTGGGCCCGAGGTGCTTTACATCAGCCGCTACGATTCCATCGGGCCGCGCTTTTCACGGGTGACGCCCGAAGAACGACAGCGCAAACCGCTCACCGAAGAGGATGCCGAAGCCGTCAACCGCCTGCCTTCCGTCCGTGCCGCCACCCCGCAGCTTGTTGTCGGCAGCTTTGGGCCGAGTGCCACGCAGTACCGTCTCAAGTACAAGGGGCGCGAAGCCACTCGCCCGATTGCCTTTGGCGTCTGGGCCAACTACCCGGAAGTCCGCTGGCTGAACCTGCGCCTGGGACGCTTTTTTACCCCGGAAGAACACGACCGCAAGCTGGACGTAGCCGTGCTCGGCCCCGTTGCTGCCGAACAGCTCTTTGGCACGCAGAACCCGCTTGGCGAGATGGTGGAATTTGAAGGACGTTCCTACCGGGTCATCGGGGTCGTCGAAAAAGGCCCGACCGGCATTTTCGGTGATACGCCGGAAGACCGGCAAATCCTGATTCCCTACGCCAATCTGGCCCAGCGGTATCCCGACCTGCTCCGCGACCGTGGCATCACCATCATTGCCCACGCCCGTGAGGGCCGTCTCGAAGCTATGCGCGACGAAATCACGGAGCTGCTGCGCCGCCGCCGCCGGCTTCGCTCGGACCAGCCCGACAACTTCGGCATCAGCACGCCTGATGCTATTTTTGAGACTTTCAACAGCATCACCTCTGTGCTGGGCATCATTGCCGTCTCCCTGGCGTCGGTCAGTCTGCTCGTCGGCGGTATCGGTGTGATGAACATCATGCTCGTGTCGGTCACGGAGCGCACGAAGGAAATCGGGACGCGCCGCGCCGTCGGCGCACGCCGCCGGGACGTTCTGACGCAGTTTCTCATTGAAGCCGTGGTGCTTTCCCTCATCGGCGGCGCGCTGGGCATCGGGATTGGCGTCGGGATGAGCGCCGGACTCAACGCCTTTGTGCCCAGTGTGCCGTCGCTGGTGCCGCTCTGGTCCATCGGCGTCGGTTTTGGTATTTCGGTTGCTGTCGGACTCGTATCCGGTTTCCTGCCGGCGCTGCGGGCCGCCCAACTCGACCCGGCCGAGGCGCTGCGGTACGAGTAG
- a CDS encoding geranylgeranyl diphosphate reductase, translated as MRVIVCGGGPGGSTAAATLARAGVETVLIEKSFSRIKPCGGAIPPVLVRDFDIPEHLIQRRVSSVAVYAPSGRAVTMDIHQGYVGMVCREAFDAFLRQRASQLGALVVEGRVEGVDATERGATVTFTTPQGNRQTLVADAIIGADGANSFVARTFDLHQGGLVAAAVQERFALNTETARRLNDRCAIYYDGRYSPDFYGWVFPKADHVAVGTGTAIRSANLKGHLEAFKQHLGISERPTLREGAPIPLRPYDRWVTNRVALVGDAAGLVASSSGEGIFYAMKSGEMAAEAMLECRHDLRSEKLHRAYQKAFLKKYGATFRFLELMQNLYYKNDARREAFVAICRDRGVQDLTFQSYMYKTLVRMPMLDGIRIMSKNFYHLTRALLGLYRPTRLDATPA; from the coding sequence ATGCGGGTGATTGTATGTGGAGGGGGGCCGGGCGGGTCCACAGCGGCGGCCACGTTGGCGCGGGCCGGCGTTGAGACGGTACTCATCGAAAAAAGTTTTTCCCGGATCAAACCCTGCGGTGGTGCCATTCCACCGGTTCTGGTGCGGGATTTCGACATTCCTGAGCACCTCATCCAGCGGCGGGTCTCCTCCGTGGCGGTCTATGCCCCGTCGGGGCGGGCCGTCACCATGGACATCCACCAGGGTTACGTCGGCATGGTCTGCCGCGAGGCGTTCGATGCGTTTCTGCGCCAGCGGGCAAGCCAACTCGGCGCTCTTGTCGTCGAGGGACGGGTTGAAGGCGTGGATGCCACCGAACGCGGCGCGACCGTCACCTTCACCACGCCCCAGGGAAACCGCCAGACGCTGGTGGCCGATGCCATCATCGGCGCGGACGGGGCCAATTCCTTCGTGGCGCGCACCTTCGATCTGCACCAGGGCGGTCTCGTCGCGGCGGCCGTCCAGGAGCGGTTTGCCCTCAATACCGAAACAGCGCGCCGCCTCAACGACCGTTGTGCCATTTACTATGACGGCCGCTACTCGCCCGACTTTTACGGCTGGGTCTTTCCCAAAGCCGACCACGTCGCCGTCGGCACCGGCACGGCCATTCGCAGCGCCAATCTCAAGGGACACCTTGAAGCCTTCAAGCAGCACCTGGGCATCAGTGAACGCCCCACGCTGCGCGAAGGCGCGCCCATTCCGCTCCGCCCCTATGACCGCTGGGTGACGAACCGCGTCGCGCTGGTTGGCGACGCCGCCGGACTCGTGGCCTCGAGTTCAGGCGAGGGGATTTTCTATGCCATGAAAAGCGGCGAGATGGCCGCTGAGGCCATGCTGGAATGTCGTCACGATCTGCGCAGCGAAAAACTCCATCGCGCCTACCAGAAGGCTTTTCTGAAGAAGTACGGCGCCACGTTCCGCTTCCTCGAACTGATGCAGAACCTGTACTACAAAAACGACGCCCGGCGGGAAGCATTCGTGGCCATCTGCCGCGACCGTGGCGTGCAGGATTTGACGTTTCAATCCTACATGTACAAAACGCTGGTGCGGATGCCGATGCTCGACGGCATCCGCATCATGAGCAAGAACTTCTACCACCTGACCCGCGCCCTGCTGGGGCTGTACCGCCCTACCCGGCTCGACGCCACTCCAGCCTGA
- a CDS encoding BCD family MFS transporter codes for MSSPSVLPLSLPATIRLGLLNVAIGMNALLVFGILNRVMISEWQINAALVGIFVCAHYVVCPMRTLAGYASDTRPLWGYRRTPYIVGGMLVAFGSLLLILHAAQWMRIQPVWGSLACGMAFALWGLGLNAASVPYLALMSDLSGPHRARTISVAWFMMVAFGIVATGIIIAKYFDLNLSKLSTDITALDTAALDQVLRQLFYAVVGISALLMLVAIIGMEPRYRNLAAEDEKPPTLRETIAVMTADRDSKIFFAVVALGIFGVNAQDVLLEPYGAQVLQMSLADTTRLQPTWGGATLISMLFAGFILARRLSRKQIALLGAFLSTLGLGLVIAAAGLGSGVLRVGVFTLGMGSGIFAVGALSMMMDMTRPGQAATYLGVWGIAQALAQGTAGLTAGVGRAGLEAVTGQIGLAYQGVFALEALALMATVWLLLSMGRTTPQKQEERRDDRRGIEHLADAVSANS; via the coding sequence ATGTCATCCCCATCCGTACTCCCTTTGTCATTACCGGCGACCATCCGATTGGGACTGCTCAATGTGGCGATTGGCATGAATGCGCTGCTCGTCTTCGGCATCCTGAACCGGGTGATGATCAGTGAGTGGCAAATCAACGCAGCGCTCGTGGGGATATTCGTCTGTGCGCACTATGTCGTCTGCCCGATGCGCACGCTGGCTGGCTATGCCTCGGACACGCGGCCGCTCTGGGGCTACCGCCGTACGCCCTACATTGTGGGCGGCATGCTGGTGGCCTTCGGCTCACTGTTGCTCATCCTGCATGCGGCGCAGTGGATGCGTATCCAGCCGGTCTGGGGCAGTCTGGCCTGTGGGATGGCGTTTGCGCTCTGGGGGCTGGGACTCAACGCCGCTTCGGTGCCCTACCTGGCGTTGATGAGTGATTTGTCGGGGCCACACCGCGCCCGGACGATTTCCGTGGCCTGGTTCATGATGGTGGCCTTTGGCATCGTGGCGACGGGCATCATCATTGCGAAGTACTTTGATTTGAACCTGTCGAAGCTGTCCACCGACATAACGGCCCTCGACACGGCCGCACTCGACCAGGTGCTTCGGCAGTTGTTTTACGCCGTAGTGGGAATTTCCGCCCTGCTGATGCTGGTCGCCATCATCGGCATGGAGCCGCGCTACCGGAATCTGGCGGCTGAGGATGAAAAGCCCCCGACGCTGCGCGAAACCATTGCCGTTATGACGGCCGACCGGGATTCAAAGATTTTCTTCGCCGTCGTCGCGCTGGGTATCTTCGGCGTCAACGCCCAGGATGTGCTCCTCGAACCTTACGGCGCGCAGGTGTTGCAGATGTCGCTGGCAGATACAACCCGCCTCCAGCCGACCTGGGGCGGAGCCACACTCATCTCGATGCTGTTTGCCGGTTTCATCCTGGCCCGACGACTCTCACGCAAACAGATTGCATTGCTGGGAGCATTTTTGAGTACGTTGGGATTGGGACTTGTTATTGCAGCCGCAGGCCTGGGAAGCGGAGTTCTGCGGGTTGGGGTGTTCACTTTGGGAATGGGTAGCGGGATTTTCGCCGTCGGGGCCCTTTCGATGATGATGGACATGACGCGCCCTGGTCAGGCGGCCACCTACCTGGGCGTCTGGGGCATTGCCCAGGCACTGGCGCAGGGCACGGCCGGATTGACCGCCGGTGTCGGACGCGCTGGACTGGAAGCGGTGACGGGACAAATTGGGCTGGCCTACCAGGGTGTGTTTGCCCTTGAAGCCCTGGCCCTGATGGCCACCGTGTGGTTGTTGCTGTCCATGGGGCGGACGACGCCCCAAAAGCAGGAGGAACGGCGGGATGACCGTCGCGGCATCGAGCATCTGGCCGATGCCGTCAGCGCGAACTCATGA
- a CDS encoding YCF48-related protein produces MRTCAPTGYILVAILLFWLGTSIGHGRGHGQGHGQGRTHTVQVASVNDETVARETVAAYRARGVAAYYVKVELPQGTFYRVRVGRFASPAEAQRYARAIGVRDAFITVYDGPADAALTRAPALPAPLPPPGNTPPSTTASGGNTPAKALPPPVLVIKPKGQPAPPPAVVKPPPDTSPLPAGDQSTGGQPGDAATAPGETPPPPVEAPGRQLPRQAERPALLMEGIAAPVTPAWADFRPDPSPWIRLSTPTRADLHCAYFISPEKGWVGGRRGTLLHTEDGGRHWVEQVTGTKANITGLFFLNAQTGWAAVGGTYGLDPAVDGIEPTILRTDDGGTVWRPIAELDVRSLWFVNEQVGFAVGNYGAVFRTTDGGATWTACEGLRRAIERPEGLPDVVLTFTLVQFLDERRGWVAGNFFGRGITRPAGVFWTQDGGETWTRYPIPFAATSADITSMRFLDARRGSVVSELYRGDARFVTLHFTNDGGATWSERRMAVPGFHVTHFLDERTGWTIGALLSRDSSSPPYEVGIWATRDGGRTWREEKTLAGTQIYGAFFLDPQTGWAVGQGGTVLRYRP; encoded by the coding sequence GTGAGAACCTGCGCGCCCACCGGATACATTCTGGTTGCCATCCTGTTGTTCTGGCTGGGAACGTCCATCGGCCACGGCCGGGGCCACGGCCAGGGCCACGGCCAGGGACGGACACACACCGTCCAGGTGGCCTCGGTCAACGATGAAACGGTAGCCCGCGAAACCGTGGCCGCCTACCGGGCGCGGGGCGTGGCGGCCTACTACGTCAAGGTTGAACTGCCCCAGGGGACATTTTACCGGGTGCGGGTCGGACGCTTTGCCAGCCCGGCCGAAGCCCAACGCTACGCGCGTGCCATCGGCGTCCGGGATGCGTTTATCACGGTCTATGACGGCCCGGCAGATGCCGCGCTGACGCGCGCGCCGGCGCTCCCGGCCCCGCTTCCACCGCCGGGAAACACTCCGCCGTCAACCACGGCATCCGGGGGAAACACTCCTGCCAAAGCCCTGCCGCCGCCGGTGCTGGTCATCAAGCCAAAGGGCCAGCCGGCACCACCGCCGGCCGTCGTCAAGCCGCCGCCGGATACCAGCCCGCTGCCGGCTGGCGACCAAAGCACCGGCGGACAACCCGGCGACGCGGCTACAGCGCCCGGAGAAACACCCCCTCCCCCGGTGGAAGCCCCGGGGCGGCAGTTGCCCCGGCAGGCCGAACGTCCGGCGCTGCTTATGGAAGGAATCGCGGCCCCGGTGACGCCCGCCTGGGCGGATTTCCGTCCTGACCCGTCACCCTGGATACGCCTTTCCACACCCACCCGCGCCGATCTGCACTGCGCCTACTTCATCAGCCCGGAAAAAGGCTGGGTTGGCGGACGGCGCGGCACGCTTCTCCACACCGAAGATGGCGGCCGGCACTGGGTCGAACAGGTCACTGGCACCAAAGCCAACATCACCGGTCTGTTTTTTCTGAATGCCCAGACCGGCTGGGCAGCCGTCGGCGGCACCTATGGACTTGACCCGGCGGTAGATGGCATCGAACCCACCATCCTGCGCACGGACGATGGCGGGACGGTCTGGCGTCCCATCGCGGAACTCGATGTGCGCAGCCTGTGGTTTGTGAACGAACAGGTTGGGTTTGCCGTCGGCAACTACGGCGCGGTGTTCCGTACCACGGACGGCGGTGCAACGTGGACGGCCTGCGAGGGACTGCGGCGTGCCATCGAGCGGCCCGAAGGTCTCCCCGATGTCGTCCTGACGTTTACGCTCGTGCAGTTTCTCGATGAGCGCCGGGGCTGGGTGGCCGGCAACTTTTTCGGACGCGGCATCACGCGCCCGGCCGGTGTGTTCTGGACGCAGGACGGCGGCGAAACCTGGACGCGCTACCCGATTCCGTTTGCCGCCACGAGCGCCGACATCACCTCGATGCGCTTCCTCGATGCCCGGCGCGGCAGTGTCGTCTCGGAACTCTACCGGGGCGACGCCCGCTTCGTCACCCTGCACTTCACCAACGACGGCGGCGCGACGTGGAGCGAACGCCGGATGGCAGTGCCGGGCTTTCATGTGACACACTTTCTGGACGAACGTACGGGCTGGACTATCGGGGCACTGCTTTCCCGTGACAGCTCTTCCCCGCCGTATGAAGTCGGCATCTGGGCGACACGGGATGGCGGCCGCACCTGGCGGGAGGAAAAAACCCTTGCCGGCACGCAGATTTACGGAGCCTTCTTCCTCGATCCGCAAACCGGCTGGGCCGTGGGGCAGGGCGGCACGGTGCTGCGCTACCGGCCCTGA
- a CDS encoding MoaD/ThiS family protein: MAVTIELSSVYLPLTDNQRAVTVEATTVGEALRKLTEKYTKLSKEIYNGRGLRQPSVSIYVNSRDINTLDDINTRLENGDVVTVVPSVGWKRPYGTI, translated from the coding sequence ATGGCTGTCACCATTGAACTGTCTTCGGTGTATCTTCCCCTGACCGACAACCAGCGCGCCGTTACTGTCGAGGCGACGACGGTCGGCGAGGCGCTACGCAAGCTGACGGAGAAATACACCAAGCTCAGCAAAGAGATTTACAACGGGCGTGGGCTGCGTCAGCCAAGCGTGAGCATTTACGTCAACAGCCGTGACATCAACACCCTGGACGACATCAACACGCGCCTTGAAAACGGCGATGTGGTTACGGTTGTGCCTTCCGTGGGGTGGAAACGCCCGTACGGCACAATATAA
- a CDS encoding isoprenylcysteine carboxylmethyltransferase family protein yields the protein MRGPRDSAAGWRHRAQTLRVPLGFVAAALFVLLAQPTPVSMAIGGSLSLVGLGWRAWATGHLRKDEVLTVRGPYRLARNPLYWGSAWMTTGCLTAGAPWPLALLVAGLFVGIYWPVMQAEAAHLARLFPDTYPAYAARTPLFVPDLRRLAAALGDGFDWRLYVRHREYQAGLGLATVFLLLGLKLWWAG from the coding sequence ATGAGAGGGCCGCGTGATTCGGCGGCCGGGTGGCGGCACCGGGCCCAGACGCTGCGCGTTCCGTTGGGTTTTGTGGCGGCGGCGCTGTTTGTGCTGCTGGCGCAGCCGACGCCGGTTTCCATGGCAATTGGCGGCAGCCTCAGTCTCGTCGGGCTGGGCTGGCGGGCCTGGGCCACCGGCCACCTGCGCAAGGACGAAGTGCTGACGGTGCGGGGGCCCTACCGTCTGGCGCGCAATCCGCTGTACTGGGGAAGTGCCTGGATGACCACGGGCTGTCTGACGGCCGGCGCGCCATGGCCGCTCGCTCTGTTGGTTGCCGGGTTGTTTGTCGGGATTTACTGGCCCGTCATGCAGGCGGAAGCCGCGCACCTGGCCCGTTTGTTTCCCGATACCTATCCAGCGTACGCGGCCCGGACACCGCTCTTCGTGCCCGACCTGCGCCGCCTGGCAGCCGCCTTGGGGGATGGCTTTGACTGGCGGCTGTACGTGCGCCACCGCGAATATCAGGCCGGGCTGGGACTGGCAACGGTTTTCCTGCTGCTGGGCCTCAAGCTCTGGTGGGCAGGGTGA